CACGGTTACTGAATTGGTGGCGTTATTAATGCCTTCGCGGTGGAGCTTTCTGAGCTCTTTAGCAATTCCACTaacgtttttgtttgttttcttaGTTTGTAACAGTTGTGTGTGGACATCGTTTTTGATCTGAGTCACCGTGTTTCTTAACTCGTCTCTTGGTTGGTTCAGTTCGTTTGCCCGGACCGCACCACATCGAGTCAAACAGGTTATTATAGCTGAAGAGTCTTCAGATAAGGGTAGCGATTCGGCTATGTCAAGAGCCGTTTTGTGATCTCTGGTTAATGCATTGACGTTAGCACTCGTATCCGGTAGGCTAAGCAGCTCGTTTACTAtctacaaaaacaataaaaaaatcatGTCACATATACAAAGTGTGCAATATGCGATATTAACTAATAAATAATCACAACCGAATAAAATCTTACCTCTGCGCGTTTTTTTCTGGTAGCAACATGCAATGCGGTAAAACCGGACTTGTCCGGCAGCATAACGATAGCTGGGTCAGCTTCGAGCAGCAATTTTACGGCCTCACTGCTAACACCTTTTACAGCCATATGTAACGCAGTTTGTCCTTTATTGTCTGTTCTTCTAGCGAGAGTTGGATCTTTGTCAAGTAGAGCTTTCACAATCTCAACATGCCCAGATCTCGCTGCAAAATGCAACGAATTTTTCCCATTGGATTTTGGAATATGTAACAAACTGCTGTCTTTTGATAGCAGCTCTTTAACGACAGCAGTGTGTCCTCTTGTAGCCGCAGTTATTAGAGGCGTCGCGTTTCTTTGGGATCGTGTTTGGCATAGTGACGGATCATGATCGAGGAGTAGTTGCACCACGGCTGCAAGTGTTCGCATAACTTCATCAACGCTATGATCAATTAACATAAGTGATAATATAATAAAGTCTGAAGATTTTTACCATCATGTCCTTGACTAGCAGCTATATGCAACGTGTCGAACTCCAACCGGCTTTTTCTAGTGATCGTTTCTTTATTCGAGTACTTCAACAGCTCCTTGACAACCTCAAGATGCCCCTTTTCAGCAGCGGTGTACAGCGCGGTTTCACCCAACTCATTAACCTCATTCACCACAGACGCGCGAATCTCAGCAACTTCCGCATCGAAATCAGCCCCGCTTAACGTCCCCACCATCTGCGAATCAATGTCATCAAGAATCTGCTTCACGGCCGCCAGATCCCCTCGTTGGGCCGCCAGATGGAGCTCCGTATCGTTATGTCTACccgtcacttgtttgacatacttTTTCTTCCCAGCTTGATCCATCCGCTTCCCCGAATTCGACAGCACCAGCGCTGGAGCCGTTGCGGAAGACGGAGAGGGCGACGGCGATGGCTCCCCGAGagggttcgggttcgggttttgATTATGATTATGCTTTGTTGGAGTCATCAGCCCCTTTTCTAAGTCTCCTAGTGAAAGTTAACTTACTATCAGAGATCTCACATTTAAAGGCAATATCAATTTAG
Above is a window of Helianthus annuus cultivar XRQ/B chromosome 14, HanXRQr2.0-SUNRISE, whole genome shotgun sequence DNA encoding:
- the LOC110904706 gene encoding ankyrin repeat-containing protein ITN1, with protein sequence MSTSALSLSLSPNIPGTQIPSNLHHPKLYYQGGFLQYPNMDEGDLEKGLMTPTKHNHNQNPNPNPLGEPSPSPSPSSATAPALVLSNSGKRMDQAGKKKYVKQVTGRHNDTELHLAAQRGDLAAVKQILDDIDSQMVGTLSGADFDAEVAEIRASVVNEVNELGETALYTAAEKGHLEVVKELLKYSNKETITRKSRLEFDTLHIAASQGHDAVVQLLLDHDPSLCQTRSQRNATPLITAATRGHTAVVKELLSKDSSLLHIPKSNGKNSLHFAARSGHVEIVKALLDKDPTLARRTDNKGQTALHMAVKGVSSEAVKLLLEADPAIVMLPDKSGFTALHVATRKKRAEIVNELLSLPDTSANVNALTRDHKTALDIAESLPLSEDSSAIITCLTRCGAVRANELNQPRDELRNTVTQIKNDVHTQLLQTKKTNKNVSGIAKELRKLHREGINNATNSVTVVAVLFATVAFAAIFTVPGGDDDHGMAVVVDRASFKIFFIFNAIALFTSLAVVVVQITLVRGETKAERRVVEVINKLMWLASVCTSVAFMASSYIVVGRKYEWAAILITVVGGVIMAGVLGTMTYYVFKSKKTRLKRKKEKIAKSGSNSWHHNSEFSNSEVDRIYAI